One window from the genome of Deinococcus sp. NW-56 encodes:
- a CDS encoding MDR family MFS transporter → MTTPTPPTPINYAQTLDLPTKRLILFGVLLGLFLSALDQTIVATALPRIVSDLGGLNLYTWVTTAYLLTNTALVPIYGKLSDLYGRKPVLMFGIVVFLIGSALCGLSGEPFFGSLFGGGMEQFVVFRAVQGIGAAALGSVAFAIVADLFEPIDRPRYQGLFGAVFGLSSVIGPLLGGFPTDQVSWRWVFYVNLPIGLVALAFIATRMPRLASGLTGRVDWLGAFLILLFTVPLLLALTWGADAVYAWGSPQVLGLFALSATALILFLLSQARHPNPILPPGFFRNPTFAWGAVARFLIGAAFLGAILFLSLYLVQVQGVSATAAGTATIPLTVGLIIGAVGSGQVASRIGRYKPLMLGGLAVAALGFYSLSTLTADTPYSGVVLRMVLLGLGLGPTLPLYTTALQLSVKPWEIGVATSSGQFFQQMGSTIGTAVFGALLTAGLSANLATQFSAQAAAAQGTVGTTLRQIAEQVRGGNGNAGQDRSATPRTPEQIREDFAALRQNATRAIETGDRAALAAIQADPALPAEARARLADVPAGGVAAGVRGAFAQTEAELTAAVQSGDPARVAALAADERLPAELRERLAGIPVTALASPQARAGTVAGLRQGLEAALPTAARQAEAQALAAALRGLNDGEAVALASVRATRVAFAETVAGIYRASIGLVVLALLATLMMPNLTMPARRSGERPTPVPTEL, encoded by the coding sequence ATGACCACCCCGACGCCCCCCACCCCCATCAACTACGCGCAGACCCTCGACCTGCCCACCAAGCGCCTGATTCTCTTCGGCGTGCTGCTGGGCCTCTTTCTGAGTGCGCTCGACCAGACCATCGTCGCCACGGCCCTGCCGCGCATCGTCTCGGACCTCGGCGGGCTGAACCTCTACACCTGGGTCACCACCGCCTACCTCCTGACGAACACGGCGCTGGTCCCCATCTACGGCAAGCTCTCGGACCTCTACGGGCGCAAACCCGTCCTGATGTTCGGCATCGTGGTCTTCCTGATCGGCTCGGCCCTGTGCGGCCTGTCGGGGGAACCCTTCTTCGGATCGCTGTTCGGCGGCGGGATGGAGCAGTTCGTGGTCTTCCGCGCCGTGCAGGGCATCGGCGCAGCGGCCCTGGGGTCGGTCGCCTTCGCCATCGTGGCGGACCTGTTCGAGCCGATCGACCGCCCGCGCTACCAGGGCCTGTTCGGGGCCGTCTTCGGCCTGAGCAGCGTGATCGGCCCGCTGCTGGGCGGCTTCCCGACCGATCAGGTCTCCTGGCGCTGGGTGTTTTACGTGAACCTGCCGATCGGCCTCGTCGCCCTCGCCTTTATCGCCACCCGCATGCCCCGGCTCGCCAGCGGCCTGACCGGCCGGGTGGACTGGCTGGGGGCCTTCCTGATCCTGCTCTTTACCGTGCCGCTGCTGCTCGCGCTGACCTGGGGCGCGGACGCCGTCTACGCGTGGGGCAGCCCGCAGGTGCTGGGGCTGTTCGCCCTGAGCGCCACCGCCCTGATCCTGTTTCTGCTCTCGCAGGCCCGGCACCCCAACCCGATTCTGCCGCCGGGCTTCTTTCGCAACCCCACCTTCGCCTGGGGCGCGGTCGCCCGCTTCCTGATCGGGGCGGCCTTTCTGGGGGCGATCCTCTTCCTGAGCCTCTACCTCGTGCAGGTGCAGGGGGTCAGCGCGACGGCCGCCGGAACCGCGACCATTCCGCTCACCGTGGGGTTGATCATCGGCGCGGTCGGCTCGGGGCAGGTCGCCAGCCGCATCGGGCGTTACAAGCCGCTCATGCTGGGCGGGCTGGCGGTGGCGGCGCTGGGCTTTTACAGCCTCAGCACCCTGACCGCCGACACCCCGTACTCGGGCGTGGTGCTGCGGATGGTCCTGCTGGGCCTGGGCCTGGGGCCGACGCTGCCCCTCTACACCACCGCCCTGCAACTCTCGGTGAAGCCCTGGGAGATCGGCGTGGCGACGAGTTCGGGGCAGTTTTTCCAGCAGATGGGCAGCACCATCGGCACCGCCGTCTTCGGAGCGCTGCTCACGGCGGGCCTGAGCGCGAACCTGGCAACCCAGTTCTCCGCGCAGGCCGCCGCCGCGCAGGGCACGGTGGGGACCACCCTGCGCCAGATCGCCGAGCAGGTGCGCGGGGGGAACGGGAACGCGGGCCAGGACCGCTCGGCCACCCCCCGCACCCCCGAGCAGATTCGTGAGGACTTCGCGGCCCTGCGCCAGAACGCGACCCGCGCGATCGAGACCGGGGACCGCGCAGCCCTCGCCGCGATTCAGGCCGACCCGGCCCTCCCCGCCGAGGCCAGGGCACGCCTCGCCGACGTGCCCGCCGGGGGCGTAGCGGCGGGGGTGCGGGGGGCCTTCGCCCAGACGGAAGCCGAGCTGACGGCCGCCGTGCAGAGCGGCGATCCCGCCCGCGTGGCCGCCCTCGCCGCCGACGAGCGGCTGCCCGCCGAGCTGCGGGAGCGCCTCGCCGGGATTCCCGTCACCGCCCTCGCCAGCCCGCAGGCCCGCGCCGGAACCGTGGCCGGACTGCGTCAGGGCCTGGAAGCCGCCCTTCCCACCGCCGCCCGTCAGGCCGAGGCGCAGGCCCTGGCCGCCGCCCTGCGCGGCCTGAACGACGGCGAGGCGGTCGCCCTCGCCAGCGTCCGCGCCACCCGGGTCGCCTTCGCCGAGACGGTCGCGGGCATCTACCGCGCCTCCATCGGTCTGGTGGTGCTGGCCCTGCTCGCCACCCTGATGATGCCCAACCTCACCATGCCCGCCCGGCGCTCCGGCGAGCGGCCCACGCCCGTGCCCACCGAGCTGTAA
- a CDS encoding tetratricopeptide repeat protein, with protein MSAAELPDTAVKSPPDWREFARTGEWRRALAAARLSGQAEVAGMLEAVCGVQDHVRARRLVLARRALSGLKTRLEDSPSPGEAARLRGLVDVEGLEAALGALESQRQGREAETEPQALAAQLAPALAHPLTRSEGLNALGVLHALRGEGEEAREQFGAALAHDAGHYRAGTNLGNLDLEEGRPADAEARYREVIRLQPDYDGAHHNLGVALRRQGRLAESVASIRRAQRLSLKGSQRESREEARAGLGRLGGGAAGAGWLRWGLLGGGALLLFGLLRGFGG; from the coding sequence ATGAGCGCCGCCGAGCTGCCGGACACCGCCGTCAAGTCCCCTCCCGACTGGCGGGAGTTCGCCCGCACGGGCGAGTGGCGGCGGGCGCTGGCGGCGGCGCGGCTCTCGGGGCAGGCCGAGGTCGCGGGCATGCTGGAAGCGGTGTGCGGAGTGCAGGACCATGTACGGGCGCGGCGGCTGGTGCTGGCGCGGCGAGCCCTGAGTGGGCTGAAGACCCGGCTGGAGGACAGCCCCTCGCCGGGAGAAGCGGCCCGGCTGCGCGGACTGGTGGACGTGGAGGGGCTGGAGGCCGCGCTGGGAGCGCTGGAATCGCAGCGGCAGGGCCGCGAGGCGGAGACGGAGCCGCAGGCCCTCGCCGCGCAGCTTGCCCCAGCGCTGGCGCACCCGCTGACGCGCTCGGAGGGGCTGAACGCGCTGGGGGTGCTGCATGCCCTGCGGGGCGAGGGCGAGGAGGCCCGCGAGCAGTTCGGCGCGGCCCTCGCGCACGACGCGGGGCACTACCGGGCGGGGACCAATCTGGGCAACCTCGACCTGGAAGAAGGGCGGCCCGCCGACGCCGAGGCCCGTTACCGCGAGGTGATCCGGTTGCAGCCCGACTACGACGGGGCGCACCACAACCTCGGGGTGGCGCTGCGGCGGCAGGGGCGGCTCGCGGAGTCGGTGGCGTCCATTCGCCGGGCGCAGCGCCTGAGCCTGAAGGGGTCGCAGCGCGAGAGCCGCGAGGAGGCGCGGGCCGGGCTGGGGCGGCTGGGGGGCGGGGCAGCGGGCGCGGGGTGGCTGCGCTGGGGCCTGCTGGGGGGCGGGGCGCTGCTGCTGTTCGGCCTCCTGCGCGGCTTCGGGGGATGA
- the rsmA gene encoding 16S rRNA (adenine(1518)-N(6)/adenine(1519)-N(6))-dimethyltransferase RsmA — MRELLARHGLKPTKSLGQNFLIDGNILRAIAEAGGAAPGVPVLEVGPGLGVLTREVATRGARVTALEKDERLRPVLTETLAGQGVEVVWGDALDFDYASLPPGTRVIANLPYYITGVLLSRFMGAPNVLSATVLVQKEVGGRLAAHPGEDNYGFLSALAALHGTVRHVRDVPKGAFFPAPDVTSSVIRLDFDRERPAPEPAFLAFVEAALHHRRKTLRNNLRLAGYPAPGIDAALEAAGLRPDVRAEDVPLGTLRAAATALGVVR, encoded by the coding sequence GTGCGCGAGCTGCTGGCCCGGCATGGGTTGAAACCCACCAAGAGCCTCGGCCAGAACTTTTTAATCGACGGCAACATCCTGCGGGCCATCGCGGAAGCGGGCGGCGCCGCGCCCGGCGTGCCCGTGCTGGAGGTCGGCCCCGGCCTCGGCGTACTGACCCGCGAGGTCGCCACGCGCGGCGCCCGCGTCACAGCGCTGGAAAAGGACGAACGCCTGCGCCCCGTCCTCACCGAGACGCTCGCCGGGCAAGGCGTGGAGGTGGTCTGGGGCGACGCCCTCGACTTCGACTACGCCTCGCTGCCCCCCGGCACCCGCGTGATCGCCAACCTGCCCTACTACATCACCGGGGTGCTGCTCTCGCGCTTCATGGGGGCGCCGAATGTCCTCTCCGCGACCGTGCTGGTGCAGAAGGAGGTGGGCGGGCGCCTCGCCGCCCACCCCGGCGAGGACAACTACGGCTTCCTGAGTGCCCTGGCCGCCCTGCACGGCACCGTGCGCCATGTCCGCGACGTGCCCAAGGGGGCTTTTTTCCCCGCCCCCGACGTGACGAGCAGCGTGATTCGCCTCGACTTCGACCGCGAGCGGCCCGCGCCCGAGCCCGCCTTCCTGGCCTTCGTGGAGGCCGCCCTGCACCACCGCCGCAAGACCCTGCGCAACAACCTGCGGCTGGCCGGGTACCCGGCGCCCGGCATCGACGCGGCCCTGGAAGCGGCCGGGCTGCGCCCCGACGTGCGGGCCGAGGACGTGCCGCTCGGCACCCTGCGGGCCGCCGCGACCGCCCTGGGCGTGGTACGGTAG
- a CDS encoding NAD(P)H-hydrate dehydratase, which yields MTDLVFLPAGVAALDARLEAAGLLDPAMEEVGRAVAQAAGELAGGGPVLLLAGSGANGGDALVAARYLAGWGAQVRVLAAPPRHVLTRLNRERLAAFGVEVGALTPEAVGREARGAAVLVDGLLGTGFQPPLRAELAAIVGAVHAARGTGTRVIAIDLPSGLDATSAVPPGESVWADVTVAPVGLKPALLFGEAAARVGEVRIVPLALPPGWAAGEALATRPDDAAVAALLPVRRADAHKGTAGDVWIVGGAPGMVGAAALAGLGALRAGAGRVTVHSGAEVPLVTPELMVRRHDDPAGWLAGTGERPDAVAVGMGLGLGAAGLARTVLGWGLPTVLDADALQPELAGAGHDRCVWTPHPGEAARLLGVGTGEVTRDPLTAARTLQEHFGGVVVLKGGPSVIAHPGGRWVGRGGHPGMASAGMGDTLSGVIAALLGQGLPAAEAALAGVRLHARAGERAGMQHGYGLTATDVSAQLGGAWLDLAGGGGARC from the coding sequence ATGACAGACCTCGTTTTTCTGCCCGCCGGGGTCGCGGCGCTGGACGCGCGGCTGGAGGCGGCGGGCCTGCTGGACCCCGCGATGGAGGAAGTGGGGCGTGCAGTCGCGCAGGCAGCGGGGGAGCTGGCTGGAGGTGGCCCGGTCCTGCTCCTCGCCGGGAGCGGGGCGAACGGCGGGGACGCGCTGGTGGCCGCGCGGTACCTGGCGGGGTGGGGGGCGCAGGTGCGGGTGCTCGCTGCCCCGCCCCGGCACGTCCTGACTCGGCTGAACCGGGAGCGGCTCGCGGCCTTTGGGGTGGAGGTGGGGGCGTTGACGCCGGAAGCTGTGGGGCGAGAGGCGCGGGGGGCGGCGGTGCTCGTGGACGGGCTGCTGGGGACGGGCTTTCAGCCGCCGCTGCGGGCGGAGTTGGCGGCGATTGTGGGGGCGGTCCACGCGGCGCGGGGGACGGGGACGCGAGTAATCGCCATCGACCTGCCGTCGGGGCTGGACGCGACCTCGGCGGTGCCGCCCGGCGAGAGCGTGTGGGCGGACGTGACGGTCGCCCCGGTGGGCCTCAAGCCCGCGCTGTTGTTCGGGGAGGCGGCGGCGCGGGTGGGTGAGGTGCGAATCGTCCCTCTCGCGTTGCCGCCGGGCTGGGCGGCGGGCGAGGCGCTGGCGACCCGGCCGGACGACGCGGCGGTGGCGGCCCTCCTCCCGGTGCGGCGGGCGGACGCGCACAAGGGCACCGCCGGGGACGTATGGATCGTGGGCGGCGCTCCGGGGATGGTGGGGGCCGCCGCGCTCGCGGGGCTGGGGGCGCTGCGGGCGGGAGCGGGACGGGTGACGGTGCATTCGGGCGCCGAGGTGCCCCTCGTCACGCCGGAGCTGATGGTGCGGCGGCATGACGACCCGGCCGGGTGGCTGGCGGGAACCGGGGAGCGGCCGGACGCGGTGGCGGTGGGGATGGGCCTGGGATTGGGGGCGGCGGGGCTGGCGCGAACGGTGCTGGGGTGGGGCCTCCCCACCGTGCTCGACGCGGACGCGCTTCAGCCGGAGTTGGCGGGCGCCGGGCATGACCGCTGCGTCTGGACCCCCCACCCCGGCGAGGCGGCGCGGCTGCTGGGGGTGGGGACGGGTGAGGTGACACGCGATCCGCTGACGGCAGCGCGGACCTTGCAGGAGCACTTCGGCGGCGTGGTCGTCCTCAAGGGCGGCCCCAGCGTGATCGCGCACCCCGGCGGGCGGTGGGTGGGCCGGGGCGGGCATCCCGGCATGGCGAGCGCAGGGATGGGCGACACGCTCTCGGGGGTGATCGCGGCGTTGCTAGGCCAGGGCCTCCCGGCCGCCGAGGCCGCCCTGGCCGGGGTGAGGCTGCATGCCCGCGCGGGCGAACGGGCGGGCATGCAGCACGGGTACGGGCTGACGGCGACCGACGTGTCCGCCCAATTGGGGGGGGCGTGGCTCGACCTCGCGGGGGGCGGGGGCGCCCGGTGTTAA
- a CDS encoding carbohydrate kinase family protein, protein MKFYVIGDVTVDHLYHLDHLPAPGEEVVPTRATMKPGGAGGTISVTLARLGHNVTLAARVGQDPFAEYALASVRESGVSQSAIQQDPEHLTSTITVMQTKGGQRAMLSHGAANRQLDPARLKKKDIEGSDALIVSAYSLTEGPQREYALKAIETAQKAKKPVPVFIDLGTGAVNKVGTDLIENVIGADYLTLNQHELLALTDTTSISAALAQLGEAGARQVVVKVGKMGSIVWTPTETELVDAVRPQGQVVDSTGAGDTFTAAFAHAVLTGQPLRQAARTANAAGALAATRVGAQALPITPADLEEALAR, encoded by the coding sequence GTGAAGTTCTATGTCATCGGTGACGTAACCGTCGATCACCTCTACCACCTCGATCACCTGCCCGCCCCCGGCGAGGAAGTCGTCCCCACCCGCGCCACCATGAAGCCGGGGGGCGCAGGCGGCACCATCAGCGTGACCCTGGCTCGCCTGGGCCACAACGTGACGCTGGCCGCCCGCGTGGGCCAGGACCCCTTCGCCGAGTACGCCCTGGCGAGCGTGCGCGAGAGCGGCGTGTCCCAGAGCGCCATCCAGCAGGACCCCGAACACCTCACCAGCACCATCACGGTGATGCAGACGAAGGGCGGCCAGCGGGCCATGCTCAGCCACGGCGCCGCCAACCGCCAGCTCGACCCCGCGAGGCTCAAGAAAAAGGACATCGAGGGCAGCGACGCCCTGATCGTCAGCGCCTATAGCCTCACCGAAGGCCCGCAGCGCGAGTACGCACTGAAGGCCATCGAGACGGCCCAGAAGGCCAAAAAGCCCGTCCCCGTCTTTATTGACCTGGGCACCGGGGCCGTGAACAAGGTGGGCACCGACCTGATCGAGAACGTGATCGGGGCCGACTACCTTACCCTCAACCAGCATGAACTCCTGGCCCTGACCGACACGACCAGCATCAGCGCGGCGCTCGCGCAGCTCGGCGAGGCCGGGGCGCGGCAGGTGGTCGTCAAGGTCGGCAAGATGGGCAGCATCGTCTGGACGCCCACCGAGACCGAACTCGTCGACGCCGTGCGCCCCCAGGGACAGGTCGTGGACTCGACAGGCGCGGGCGACACCTTCACCGCCGCCTTTGCCCACGCGGTCCTGACCGGCCAGCCCCTGCGGCAGGCCGCCCGCACGGCCAACGCTGCCGGAGCGCTCGCCGCCACCCGCGTGGGGGCGCAGGCCCTGCCCATCACCCCGGCCGACCTCGAAGAGGCACTCGCCCGCTGA
- a CDS encoding DUF4388 domain-containing protein, whose amino-acid sequence MQGLLSDLPLLGILELVHTTRQTGVLDVKTGVPFTVAFAGGEIVGGGILDWLGTDAIQAAPLLPGEGSFEFAPRAVEGTVLGPYEHFTTDWARASDEWAQLCGVIGSPSRVFRGERPLFGGEEGASVRTVARQTGRPLFDVAQEAAAAVEAGQLSPTGRFAWFGLRLLAGTRRIGTSAIADALDGERTLGDLTGMGHSAQDLRAYLLNEVRAGLRFPGSGWVLRDLIWEGEHLG is encoded by the coding sequence ATGCAGGGACTTCTCTCCGATCTGCCCCTGTTGGGGATTCTGGAACTGGTGCACACCACCCGGCAGACCGGCGTGCTGGACGTGAAAACCGGGGTGCCTTTCACGGTGGCCTTTGCGGGCGGCGAGATCGTGGGGGGCGGCATCCTCGACTGGCTAGGCACCGACGCGATTCAGGCCGCGCCGCTGCTGCCGGGTGAGGGCAGCTTCGAGTTCGCCCCGCGGGCGGTGGAGGGAACGGTGCTGGGACCCTACGAGCATTTCACGACCGACTGGGCGCGGGCCTCCGACGAGTGGGCGCAGCTGTGCGGGGTGATCGGCAGCCCCAGCCGGGTGTTCCGGGGCGAGCGGCCCCTGTTCGGGGGCGAGGAGGGGGCCAGCGTGCGGACGGTGGCCCGTCAGACGGGGCGGCCCCTGTTCGACGTGGCGCAGGAGGCGGCCGCCGCGGTGGAGGCGGGGCAGCTCTCCCCCACCGGGCGGTTCGCGTGGTTCGGCCTGCGGCTGCTCGCGGGCACCCGGCGCATCGGCACCTCGGCGATCGCGGACGCGCTGGACGGCGAGCGCACCCTGGGCGACCTGACCGGGATGGGGCACTCGGCCCAGGACCTGCGGGCCTACCTGCTGAACGAGGTCCGCGCGGGCCTGCGCTTTCCGGGCAGCGGCTGGGTGCTGCGTGACCTGATCTGGGAAGGGGAGCATCTGGGGTAG